The Hydrogenophaga crocea genome contains a region encoding:
- a CDS encoding response regulator, whose protein sequence is MTTPAAPQRHKVLIVDDDPGMVHLLARTLLDFAQLHFAVRGDDALAKLAQHKPDLLVVDAELPDLDGYAVIERMRENRDLDHTSVVMVTSHNDASHRQRAFAAGVLDFFTKPIDRDLIRMRVQQILSGEGMELIELDERPLPERRAAAPAVAPRTAPPAAARGEQPDFEPTMINWPTESPTARAQAAAEAAQAEPAALAAAAPAAAADAAPPIDVHAVTSELFERMSAILSQAEVLRERLPADAGADEVYPIQRIQEECAEVIQLLVTISGEG, encoded by the coding sequence ATGACCACCCCCGCGGCGCCCCAACGCCACAAGGTGCTGATCGTCGATGACGATCCCGGCATGGTGCACCTGCTGGCCCGCACCCTGCTCGACTTCGCCCAGCTGCATTTCGCCGTGCGCGGCGACGACGCCCTGGCCAAGCTGGCCCAGCACAAGCCCGACCTGCTGGTGGTCGACGCCGAACTGCCCGACCTCGACGGCTACGCCGTGATCGAGCGCATGCGCGAAAACCGCGATCTCGACCACACCTCGGTGGTCATGGTGACCTCGCACAACGACGCCAGCCACCGCCAACGCGCCTTCGCCGCCGGTGTGCTCGACTTCTTCACCAAGCCCATCGACCGCGACCTGATCCGCATGCGCGTGCAGCAGATCCTCAGCGGCGAGGGCATGGAGCTGATCGAACTCGACGAGCGCCCGCTGCCCGAACGCCGGGCCGCGGCACCGGCGGTGGCACCGCGGACGGCCCCGCCCGCGGCCGCCCGCGGCGAGCAGCCCGATTTCGAACCCACCATGATCAACTGGCCGACCGAGTCGCCCACGGCGCGCGCGCAGGCGGCGGCCGAAGCGGCCCAGGCCGAGCCTGCCGCGCTGGCCGCAGCCGCGCCCGCTGCGGCCGCCGACGCGGCCCCGCCGATCGACGTGCACGCCGTGACCTCCGAGCTGTTCGAGCGCATGTCGGCCATCCTGTCGCAGGCCGAGGTGCTGCGCGAGCGCCTGCCCGCCGACGCGGGCGCGGACGAGGTCTACCCGATCCAGCGCATCCAGGAAGAGTGCGCCGAGGTGATCCAGTTGCTGGTCACCATCAGCGGCGAGGGCTGA
- a CDS encoding TRAP transporter large permease, translating into MDRDLVALLGFVGMFALMALRVPIGVAMGIAGVAGFGALAGFTPGLNLLANVPLSVLTDYNLIVIPMFILMGAFASHSGMSAELFAAGRAWLHHRRGGLALASIAACGGFSAINGSSVATAATMTQVALPEMRRAGYEPGVSAGLIAAGGTLGIMIPPSVILVLYGLMTEVDITQLFAAGVVPGLMAIAFYAITVAIIARVRPEWMPRGERHGWGERLASLKPLWAVVLLFVFVLGGIYGGLFTVQEAAGVGAAGTLLIGIARGRLRWPQIKGALIGALRVSSAIMTIVVGAYLFGYFLTITQFTQNAVAFLVHLPIGPYGVLALIMVGYLILGAVMDELAMILLTVPIVFPAMVQLGFDPVWFGVIVVMAVTFGMICPPVGMNVFVINSIARDLSLGRIYRGTMPFIAADVLRLLVLCAFPSLSLWLPGLIA; encoded by the coding sequence ATGGATCGTGATCTCGTCGCCCTGCTGGGCTTCGTCGGCATGTTCGCGCTCATGGCGCTGCGCGTGCCCATCGGCGTGGCCATGGGCATCGCGGGCGTGGCGGGCTTCGGCGCGCTCGCGGGCTTCACGCCCGGCCTGAACCTGCTGGCCAACGTGCCGCTGTCGGTGCTCACCGACTACAACCTCATCGTCATTCCCATGTTCATCCTCATGGGGGCCTTCGCCTCGCACTCGGGCATGAGCGCCGAGCTGTTCGCGGCCGGCAGGGCCTGGCTGCACCACCGGCGCGGCGGTCTCGCGCTCGCGTCCATCGCGGCCTGCGGCGGCTTCTCGGCCATCAACGGCTCGTCGGTGGCCACGGCCGCCACCATGACCCAGGTGGCCCTGCCCGAGATGCGCCGCGCGGGCTACGAGCCCGGCGTGTCCGCGGGCCTGATCGCCGCGGGCGGCACGCTGGGCATCATGATCCCGCCCTCGGTGATCCTGGTGCTCTACGGCCTCATGACCGAGGTCGACATCACCCAGCTGTTTGCGGCCGGCGTGGTGCCGGGCCTCATGGCGATCGCGTTCTACGCCATCACCGTGGCCATCATCGCGCGCGTGCGCCCCGAGTGGATGCCGCGCGGCGAGCGCCACGGCTGGGGCGAGCGCCTGGCCTCGCTCAAGCCGCTGTGGGCCGTGGTGCTGCTGTTCGTGTTCGTGCTCGGCGGCATCTACGGCGGCCTGTTCACCGTGCAGGAAGCCGCGGGCGTGGGCGCGGCGGGCACGCTGCTGATCGGCATCGCGCGCGGCCGGCTGCGCTGGCCGCAGATCAAGGGCGCGCTGATCGGCGCGCTGCGCGTGTCCTCGGCCATCATGACCATCGTGGTCGGCGCCTACCTGTTCGGCTACTTCCTCACCATCACGCAGTTCACGCAGAACGCGGTGGCCTTTCTCGTGCACCTGCCCATCGGCCCCTACGGCGTGCTCGCGCTCATCATGGTGGGCTACCTGATCCTGGGCGCGGTGATGGACGAGCTGGCGATGATCCTGCTCACCGTGCCCATCGTGTTCCCGGCCATGGTGCAGCTGGGCTTCGACCCGGTGTGGTTCGGCGTGATCGTGGTCATGGCCGTGACCTTCGGCATGATCTGCCCGCCCGTGGGCATGAACGTGTTCGTGATCAATTCGATCGCGCGCGACCTGTCGCTGGGCCGCATCTACCGCGGCACCATGCCCTTCATCGCGGCCGACGTGCTGCGCCTGCTGGTGCTCTGCGCCTTCCCCTCGCTCTCGCTCTGGCTGCCCGGCCTCATTGCATGA
- a CDS encoding TetR/AcrR family transcriptional regulator, translating to MDTPLSRKEQTHDRILDVAAGVMRAHGFDGVGVADIMKRAGLTHGGFYAHFASRDALLAEALERAGHDSRSRLQRAIDKAGDAPGERFRALVEAYLSERHLKSPDSGCPVAALASEMPRQSEAVRAVAARRIAGLTDAVAATLGPSRGRDDAAIVTSQLVGALQTARLLGDNAKGRRHLAASRAFLLERFGAH from the coding sequence ATGGACACGCCCCTCAGCCGCAAGGAACAGACCCACGACCGCATCCTCGATGTGGCCGCGGGCGTGATGCGCGCGCACGGCTTCGACGGCGTGGGCGTGGCCGACATCATGAAGCGCGCGGGCCTCACGCACGGCGGCTTCTATGCGCACTTCGCCTCGCGCGACGCGCTGCTCGCCGAGGCGCTGGAGCGCGCCGGCCACGACAGCCGCAGCCGACTGCAGCGCGCGATCGACAAGGCCGGCGACGCGCCGGGCGAGCGCTTCCGTGCGCTGGTCGAGGCCTACCTGTCCGAGCGCCACCTCAAGTCGCCCGACAGCGGCTGCCCGGTGGCCGCGCTGGCCTCCGAGATGCCGCGCCAGTCCGAGGCCGTGCGCGCCGTGGCCGCGCGCCGCATCGCGGGCCTGACCGACGCGGTCGCGGCCACGCTCGGCCCCTCGCGTGGCCGCGACGACGCGGCCATCGTCACCTCGCAACTCGTCGGCGCGCTGCAGACCGCGCGGCTGCTCGGCGACAACGCCAAAGGGCGCCGCCACCTGGCCGCCAGCCGCGCCTTCCTGCTCGAGCGCTTCGGCGCCCACTGA
- a CDS encoding MATE family efflux transporter: protein MDATRLMLGGPVLPTLLRLAAPNVLGLFAATVVIGFDGFIVGRLGADALAGVAVVLPLAMLMLHMSAGGLGGSTTAVVARALGAGDTALATRLAQHALVLGLIASLLFTALFATPLVYRAMGAQGAVLHEAGRYAGVLFAGAAAIWGVNVLAGVARGAGHMGAAALALLGTTALHLLLCPLLVFGAGPVPALGVAGAAASTVTTNAVAALALLAWLSRPGRRVRLLGVPWSLGREGFRPILRIALPSALNPLLSNGSIAFATAYVAGFGSLAIAGYGIAARLEYILVPVAFGVGSALTAMVATNLGAGQAPRAKRVAWTGAALVWALTGTIGLVAALWPQLWMAAFSADPAVQAAGAGYLRVVGGAYGFFGLGLALFFASQGAGRLLWPLVASALRLLVVGLGGWLALHALGAGPQALYGVVAASLALMGLTLAWATWRSNWGAAPR, encoded by the coding sequence ATGGACGCCACACGCCTCATGCTCGGCGGCCCGGTGCTGCCCACGCTGCTGCGGCTGGCCGCACCCAACGTGCTCGGTCTGTTCGCCGCCACCGTGGTGATCGGCTTCGACGGCTTCATCGTGGGCCGGCTCGGCGCCGACGCGCTGGCCGGCGTGGCGGTGGTGCTGCCGTTGGCCATGCTCATGCTGCACATGTCGGCCGGCGGTCTGGGCGGCAGCACCACCGCGGTGGTGGCGCGCGCGCTCGGCGCAGGCGACACCGCGCTGGCCACGCGCCTGGCGCAGCACGCGCTGGTGCTCGGGCTGATCGCCTCGCTGCTGTTCACGGCGCTGTTCGCCACGCCCCTGGTCTACCGCGCCATGGGCGCGCAGGGGGCGGTGCTGCACGAGGCGGGCCGCTACGCCGGCGTGCTGTTCGCGGGGGCCGCGGCGATCTGGGGCGTGAACGTGCTCGCGGGCGTGGCGCGTGGCGCTGGCCACATGGGCGCGGCCGCGCTCGCGCTGTTGGGCACCACGGCGCTGCACCTGCTGCTGTGCCCGCTGCTGGTGTTCGGCGCCGGGCCGGTGCCGGCGCTGGGCGTGGCGGGCGCGGCGGCCAGCACTGTCACGACCAACGCCGTGGCCGCGCTCGCGCTGCTCGCCTGGCTCTCGCGGCCGGGGCGGCGCGTGCGCCTGCTCGGCGTGCCGTGGTCGCTGGGCCGCGAGGGTTTCCGGCCGATCCTGCGCATCGCCTTGCCGTCGGCGCTCAACCCCTTGCTCAGCAACGGCTCGATCGCTTTCGCCACCGCCTACGTGGCCGGCTTCGGCAGCCTGGCGATCGCGGGCTACGGCATCGCGGCGCGGCTCGAATACATCCTGGTGCCCGTGGCCTTCGGCGTGGGCAGCGCGCTCACCGCCATGGTCGCGACCAACCTGGGCGCGGGCCAGGCGCCGCGGGCCAAGCGCGTGGCCTGGACCGGCGCGGCCCTGGTGTGGGCCCTCACCGGCACGATCGGCCTCGTGGCCGCGCTGTGGCCGCAGCTGTGGATGGCCGCGTTCAGCGCCGACCCCGCAGTGCAGGCCGCGGGCGCGGGCTACCTGCGCGTGGTGGGCGGCGCGTATGGCTTCTTCGGCCTCGGCCTGGCGCTGTTCTTCGCCTCGCAGGGCGCGGGCCGGCTGCTGTGGCCGCTGGTGGCGAGCGCGCTGCGGCTGCTGGTGGTGGGCCTGGGCGGCTGGCTCGCGCTGCACGCGCTGGGCGCGGGGCCGCAGGCGCTGTACGGCGTGGTGGCCGCGAGCCTGGCGCTCATGGGCCTGACGCTGGCCTGGGCCACGTGGCGCAGCAACTGGGGCGCCGCGCCACGCTGA
- a CDS encoding helix-turn-helix domain-containing protein yields the protein MPNLADTLKAEIARVARKELKGEVQFLRKAVAHHRSEIAALKREIKALQSNGRQLGRRLQQAPAAAPQPAPADAAPRRRGRQPAPYSAEAFAATRRRLGLTQAQMAQLLGVSPLSIYKWESGQVMPRAAQLAKIAGLKKMGVREARRRLAEAA from the coding sequence ATGCCCAACCTCGCCGACACCCTCAAAGCCGAAATCGCCCGCGTGGCGCGCAAAGAACTCAAGGGCGAGGTCCAGTTCCTGCGCAAGGCCGTGGCCCACCACCGCAGCGAGATCGCGGCCCTCAAGCGCGAGATCAAGGCGCTGCAGTCCAACGGCCGGCAATTGGGTCGGCGCCTGCAGCAGGCGCCCGCCGCGGCCCCTCAGCCGGCCCCGGCCGACGCGGCGCCGCGCCGGCGGGGCCGCCAGCCCGCGCCCTACAGCGCCGAGGCCTTCGCCGCCACGCGCCGGCGCCTGGGCCTCACGCAGGCCCAGATGGCGCAGCTGCTCGGGGTCTCGCCGCTGTCGATCTACAAGTGGGAATCGGGCCAGGTGATGCCGCGCGCCGCACAGCTCGCGAAGATCGCCGGCCTCAAGAAAATGGGCGTGCGCGAGGCGCGCCGCCGCCTCGCCGAAGCCGCCTGA
- a CDS encoding Lrp/AsnC ligand binding domain-containing protein: MSEASELDRIDRRILQTLQDDGRISNLKLAEAVALSPTAVLARVQRLTREGYILGYEARLNPALLGAGLLVFVEVLLDRTTTNVFEQFRAAVQVRPEILECHMVAGGFDYLVKTRVADMEAYRRFAGTVLWQLPGVRETRTYAVMEEVKSSAKLHLG; the protein is encoded by the coding sequence ATGAGCGAGGCGAGCGAACTCGACCGTATCGACCGCCGCATCCTGCAGACCCTGCAGGACGATGGCCGCATCTCCAACCTCAAGCTCGCCGAAGCGGTGGCCTTGTCGCCCACGGCGGTGCTGGCGCGCGTGCAGCGGCTCACGCGTGAGGGCTACATCCTGGGCTACGAGGCGCGGCTGAACCCGGCCCTGCTGGGCGCGGGCCTGCTGGTGTTCGTCGAGGTGCTGCTCGACCGCACCACCACCAACGTGTTCGAACAGTTCCGCGCCGCGGTGCAGGTGCGCCCCGAGATCCTCGAATGCCACATGGTCGCGGGCGGCTTCGACTACCTCGTGAAGACGCGCGTGGCCGACATGGAGGCCTACCGCCGCTTCGCCGGCACGGTGCTGTGGCAGCTGCCCGGCGTGCGCGAGACGCGCACCTACGCGGTGATGGAAGAGGTGAAGAGCTCGGCCAAGCTGCACCTGGGCTGA
- a CDS encoding SDR family oxidoreductase — translation MQIQNATVLITGANRGIGLAFAREALARGARRVYAASRQPGAVTLPGVTPLPLDVTDPEQVARAVREAGDVTLLINNAGVAETGGFLADTTLDATRRQLEVNFFGMLRMSQAFAPVLAAHGGGALLNVLSIASWINRPLLGTYGATKSAAWALTNGLRHELRAQGTQVTALHMGFVDTALTHGIDAPKSTPEAIVARAFDGLEAGADEVLADALTQQVKASLSSATPAYLAAA, via the coding sequence ATGCAGATCCAGAACGCCACCGTCCTCATCACCGGCGCCAACCGCGGCATCGGCCTGGCTTTTGCGCGCGAAGCACTCGCGCGCGGCGCGCGCCGCGTGTACGCCGCGAGCCGCCAGCCCGGCGCGGTCACGCTGCCCGGCGTCACGCCGCTGCCACTCGACGTGACCGACCCCGAGCAGGTGGCGCGCGCCGTGCGCGAGGCCGGCGACGTGACGCTGCTGATCAACAACGCGGGCGTGGCCGAGACCGGCGGTTTCCTGGCGGACACGACGCTCGACGCCACGCGGCGCCAGCTCGAGGTCAATTTCTTCGGCATGCTGCGCATGAGCCAGGCCTTCGCGCCCGTGCTCGCGGCCCACGGCGGCGGGGCGCTGCTCAATGTGCTGTCCATCGCGAGCTGGATCAACCGCCCGCTGCTCGGCACTTACGGCGCCACCAAGTCCGCCGCCTGGGCGCTCACCAACGGCCTGCGGCACGAGCTGCGCGCGCAGGGCACGCAGGTCACCGCGCTGCACATGGGCTTTGTGGACACGGCGCTCACGCACGGCATAGACGCACCCAAGTCCACGCCCGAGGCCATCGTGGCCCGGGCCTTCGACGGCCTCGAAGCCGGCGCCGACGAGGTGCTGGCCGACGCGCTCACGCAGCAGGTCAAGGCCTCGCTCTCGAGCGCCACGCCGGCCTACCTCGCCGCAGCCTGA
- the putA gene encoding trifunctional transcriptional regulator/proline dehydrogenase/L-glutamate gamma-semialdehyde dehydrogenase: MDTLLTPPSPLADTPLRRAITAAWRTPEPELLPALVAAARLPATAAQATQALARRLAQGLRERKASAGRAGLVQNLLQEYALSSQEGVALMCLAEALLRIPDTATRDALIRDKIAQGRWHAHLGQSPSLFVNAATWGLLITGKLVATHSESGLSSALARLVGLGGEPLIRRGVDMALRLMGEQFVTGETIAEALRKARVREAEGFRYSFDMLGEAALTAHDAARYRLAYEDAIDAIGRASAGRGVYQGPGISIKLSALHPRYSRAQQDRVMDELYPVLLRLCTLARQHGIGLNIDAEEADRLELSLDLLERLCFEPTLRGWNGLGFVVQAYQKRCPAVIEHLIDLGTRSQRRLMVRLVKGAYWDSEIKRAQLDGLPGYPVYTRKPYTDAAYIACARRLLAAPQAVYPQFATHNAHTLAAIHELAEPGAWHPEQYEFQCLHGMGEPLYEQVVRSPEQGGLGRPCRIYAPVGTHETLLAYLVRRLLENGANTSFVHRIADPGVPLDELVRDPVEAIEAMARDEGALGLPHPAIPLPVDLYGAARRNSTGLDLANEAQLRELAHELAEAAQRPPLQPRQRVPDASATEIAAALQRAADHASAWAAVPASERAQRLEATADRLQRDMPALMALLIHEAGKTAANAVGEVREAVDFLRYYAAQVREQFHNATHRPLGPVVCISPWNFPLAIFMGQVAAALAAGNVVLAKPAEQTPLVAQAAVQALWDAGVPREAMQLLPGDGATVGAPLVADPRVMGVLFTGSTEVARLLQRALVGRVDALGRPVPLIAETGGQNAMIVDASALAEQVVADAIASAFDSAGQRCSALRVLCVQDDVADRVTGMLLGAMAELRVGDPARLATDLGPVIDAEAHAGIQRHIDAMRARGHRVHQAWHGAGEALPPGHFVPPTLIEIAHLGELGREVFGPVLHLLRYRRDELDALLAQINATGYGLTLGLHTRIDETVARVLAAARVGNVYVNRNMVGAVVGVQPFGGEGLSGTGPKAGGPLYLYRLLSQRPADGAQRAIAPATSGEGQCLAGPTGERNLYRLVPRERVLCLAGSEADRLTQTRAVLAAGGHALWPAEAEATWRALPADTRARVTLARDWTAPGVAFDLVLLHGDLDALRRVQQALAAREGPVVPVERFAPGDTQVPAERLVVERALSVNTAAAGGNATLMSIG; this comes from the coding sequence ATGGACACCCTGCTCACCCCGCCCTCCCCCCTGGCCGACACCCCGCTGCGCCGCGCGATCACCGCGGCCTGGCGCACGCCCGAACCCGAGTTGTTGCCGGCCCTGGTGGCCGCTGCGCGCTTGCCCGCCACGGCGGCGCAGGCCACGCAGGCGCTGGCGCGCCGGCTCGCGCAAGGCCTGCGCGAACGCAAGGCCTCGGCGGGCCGCGCGGGCCTGGTGCAGAACCTGCTGCAGGAATACGCGCTGTCGTCGCAGGAGGGCGTGGCGCTCATGTGCCTGGCCGAGGCGCTGCTGCGCATTCCCGACACCGCCACGCGCGACGCGCTGATCCGCGACAAGATCGCGCAGGGCCGCTGGCACGCACACCTGGGCCAGAGCCCATCGCTGTTCGTGAACGCGGCCACCTGGGGCCTGCTCATCACCGGCAAGCTGGTGGCCACGCACAGCGAGTCCGGCCTGTCGAGTGCGCTCGCACGCCTTGTGGGCCTCGGGGGCGAGCCGCTGATCCGCCGCGGCGTGGACATGGCGCTGCGCCTGATGGGCGAGCAGTTCGTCACCGGCGAGACCATCGCCGAGGCCCTGCGCAAGGCCCGTGTGCGCGAGGCCGAGGGCTTCCGCTACTCGTTCGACATGCTCGGCGAGGCCGCGCTGACCGCGCACGACGCGGCGCGCTACCGCCTCGCCTACGAAGACGCGATCGACGCGATCGGCCGCGCCTCGGCGGGCCGCGGCGTGTACCAGGGCCCGGGCATCTCGATCAAGCTCTCGGCACTGCACCCGCGCTACAGCCGCGCGCAGCAAGACCGCGTGATGGACGAGCTCTACCCGGTGCTGCTGCGGCTGTGCACGCTCGCGCGGCAGCACGGCATCGGGCTCAACATCGACGCCGAAGAGGCCGACCGGCTCGAGCTCTCGCTCGACCTGCTCGAGCGGCTCTGCTTCGAGCCGACGCTGCGCGGCTGGAACGGCCTGGGCTTCGTGGTGCAGGCCTACCAGAAGCGCTGCCCCGCGGTGATCGAACACCTCATCGACCTCGGCACGCGCAGCCAGCGCCGGCTCATGGTGCGGCTGGTCAAGGGCGCGTACTGGGACAGCGAGATCAAGCGCGCGCAACTCGACGGCCTGCCCGGCTACCCGGTGTACACGCGCAAGCCCTACACCGACGCGGCCTACATCGCCTGCGCGCGCCGCCTGCTCGCGGCGCCGCAAGCCGTCTACCCGCAGTTCGCCACGCACAACGCGCACACGCTCGCGGCCATCCACGAACTCGCCGAACCGGGCGCGTGGCACCCGGAGCAGTACGAATTCCAGTGCCTGCACGGCATGGGCGAGCCGCTGTACGAGCAGGTGGTGCGCAGCCCCGAACAGGGCGGCCTGGGCCGGCCCTGCCGCATCTACGCGCCCGTGGGCACGCACGAAACGCTGCTGGCCTACCTGGTGCGCCGGCTGCTCGAGAACGGGGCCAACACCTCGTTCGTGCACCGCATCGCCGACCCGGGCGTGCCGCTCGACGAACTCGTGCGCGACCCGGTGGAAGCCATCGAGGCCATGGCGCGCGACGAGGGCGCGCTGGGGCTGCCGCACCCGGCCATCCCGCTGCCGGTCGACCTGTATGGTGCGGCGCGGCGCAATTCGACGGGCCTGGACCTGGCCAACGAAGCGCAGCTGCGCGAGCTGGCCCACGAACTGGCCGAGGCCGCGCAGCGGCCGCCGCTGCAGCCACGACAGCGTGTGCCCGATGCCAGCGCCACCGAGATCGCCGCCGCGCTGCAGCGCGCCGCCGACCACGCGAGCGCCTGGGCCGCCGTGCCCGCGTCCGAGCGCGCGCAGCGGCTCGAGGCCACGGCCGACCGGCTGCAGCGCGACATGCCCGCGCTCATGGCGCTGCTGATCCACGAAGCGGGCAAGACCGCGGCCAACGCCGTGGGCGAGGTGCGCGAGGCGGTGGACTTCCTGCGCTACTACGCGGCCCAGGTGCGCGAGCAGTTTCACAACGCCACGCACCGCCCGCTCGGGCCCGTGGTCTGCATCAGCCCCTGGAACTTCCCGCTCGCGATCTTCATGGGCCAGGTGGCGGCCGCGCTCGCGGCGGGCAACGTGGTGCTGGCCAAGCCCGCCGAGCAGACGCCGCTGGTTGCGCAGGCCGCGGTGCAGGCACTGTGGGACGCGGGCGTGCCGCGCGAAGCGATGCAGCTGCTGCCCGGCGACGGCGCCACCGTCGGCGCCCCGCTGGTGGCCGACCCGCGCGTGATGGGCGTGCTCTTCACCGGCTCCACCGAGGTCGCGCGGCTGCTGCAGCGCGCGCTCGTGGGCCGCGTCGACGCGCTGGGCCGGCCGGTGCCGCTGATCGCCGAGACCGGCGGCCAGAACGCGATGATCGTGGACGCCTCGGCCCTGGCCGAGCAGGTGGTGGCCGACGCCATCGCCTCGGCCTTCGACAGCGCGGGCCAGCGCTGCTCGGCGCTGCGCGTGCTGTGCGTGCAGGACGACGTGGCCGATCGCGTGACCGGGATGCTGCTGGGCGCGATGGCCGAGCTGCGCGTGGGCGACCCGGCGCGGCTGGCCACCGACCTGGGCCCGGTGATCGACGCCGAAGCGCACGCGGGCATCCAGCGCCACATCGACGCCATGCGCGCGCGCGGCCACCGCGTGCACCAGGCGTGGCACGGCGCGGGCGAAGCGCTGCCGCCGGGCCACTTCGTGCCGCCCACGCTGATCGAGATCGCTCACCTCGGCGAGCTCGGGCGCGAGGTGTTCGGCCCGGTGCTGCACCTGCTGCGCTACCGCCGCGACGAGCTCGACGCCCTGCTCGCGCAGATCAACGCCACCGGCTACGGCCTCACGCTGGGCCTGCACACGCGCATCGACGAAACCGTGGCGCGCGTGCTGGCTGCGGCGCGCGTGGGCAACGTCTACGTGAACCGCAACATGGTGGGCGCGGTGGTGGGCGTGCAGCCCTTCGGTGGCGAAGGCCTGTCGGGCACGGGGCCCAAGGCCGGCGGCCCGCTCTACCTGTACCGCCTGCTGTCGCAGCGGCCCGCCGATGGCGCGCAACGCGCCATCGCGCCGGCCACCAGCGGCGAAGGCCAGTGCCTCGCGGGCCCCACGGGCGAGCGCAACCTGTACCGGCTGGTGCCGCGCGAGCGCGTGCTGTGCCTGGCCGGCAGCGAGGCCGACCGCCTCACGCAAACGCGCGCCGTGCTCGCGGCGGGCGGCCATGCGCTGTGGCCGGCCGAGGCCGAGGCGACGTGGCGCGCACTGCCGGCCGACACGCGCGCCCGCGTCACGCTCGCGCGCGACTGGACCGCGCCCGGTGTGGCCTTCGACCTCGTGCTGCTGCACGGCGATCTCGACGCGCTGCGCCGCGTGCAACAGGCCCTGGCCGCGCGCGAAGGCCCGGTGGTGCCGGTGGAGCGCTTCGCGCCCGGCGACACGCAGGTGCCTGCGGAGCGCCTGGTGGTGGAGCGCGCGCTGAGCGTGAACACGGCGGCGGCCGGGGGCAACGCCACGCTCATGAGCATCGGCTGA
- a CDS encoding TRAP transporter small permease — MKRLLSLVETLAALALLLIALLTAANVFVRYCFDWQIPDWFDGTQMLLGVAMFWGIAIATYYGNHIAVDLLWEALGRRGRLWIDLLATAITLAFLVPLAWMVWVKVGGTGSQSTMDLRLPLVWFYSAGAVGATVAAGLALVRLLQLPLGREARLDDAEGANAEAVHGS; from the coding sequence GTGAAGCGTTTGCTCTCCCTCGTCGAAACCCTGGCCGCGCTCGCGCTGCTGCTGATCGCGCTGCTCACCGCGGCCAACGTGTTCGTGCGCTACTGCTTCGACTGGCAGATCCCCGACTGGTTCGACGGCACGCAGATGCTGCTCGGTGTGGCCATGTTCTGGGGCATCGCCATCGCCACCTACTACGGCAACCACATCGCGGTCGACCTGCTGTGGGAAGCGCTGGGCCGCCGCGGCCGCCTGTGGATCGACCTGCTCGCCACCGCGATCACGCTGGCCTTCCTCGTGCCGCTGGCCTGGATGGTGTGGGTGAAGGTGGGCGGCACCGGCAGCCAGAGCACCATGGACCTGCGCCTGCCGCTGGTGTGGTTCTACAGCGCCGGTGCGGTCGGCGCCACGGTGGCCGCGGGGCTGGCGCTGGTGCGCCTGCTGCAGCTGCCGCTGGGCCGCGAGGCCCGCCTGGACGACGCCGAGGGCGCGAACGCGGAGGCCGTCCATGGATCGTGA